A part of Desulfotomaculum nigrificans DSM 574 genomic DNA contains:
- the hfq gene encoding RNA chaperone Hfq, with translation MTKTQINLQDAFLNQVRKENIPVTIFLINGFQLKGMVKGFDNFTVILESDGKQLMVYKHAISTISPLRPVNTSFSENKPM, from the coding sequence ATGACTAAAACACAGATAAATTTACAAGACGCCTTCCTTAACCAGGTAAGAAAGGAAAATATTCCTGTCACCATTTTCTTGATCAATGGTTTTCAATTAAAGGGCATGGTTAAGGGATTTGATAACTTTACTGTTATATTAGAAAGTGACGGTAAACAACTAATGGTATACAAACACGCCATATCTACGATTAGTCCGCTTCGTCCGGTGAATACCTCCTTTTCGGAAAATAAGCCGATGTAA
- a CDS encoding AAA family ATPase, whose protein sequence is MVKIKMWQNPPHRHEPPKQNGPVKRPSFPVRPGTNQEKDTINEEAKRKATNEILKELDTLIGLTSVKKLVKEIQAFVEIQKLRQREKLIYEPMVLHMIFKGNPGTGKTTVARIIGRLFKEIGVLPKGHLIEVERADLVGEYIGHTAAKTRDQIKKALGGILFIDEAYSLARGGEKDFGKEAIDSMVASMENNKENLIIILAGYQNEMDYFLETNPGLRSRFPIHITFPDYTINELMDIADLMLKQRQYILASPARDELRRILENKTRQHEHSGNARLVRNLIERAMRHQAVRLIDGKNISRQDLMTITKEDLAGALEDI, encoded by the coding sequence TTGGTTAAAATAAAAATGTGGCAGAATCCCCCGCACCGCCATGAACCGCCAAAACAGAATGGACCGGTAAAGCGGCCATCTTTTCCTGTTAGGCCAGGGACCAATCAAGAAAAGGACACCATAAATGAAGAGGCCAAACGGAAGGCCACCAATGAAATCCTCAAAGAATTGGATACCTTAATTGGCCTCACCAGTGTTAAAAAGTTGGTCAAGGAAATTCAGGCCTTTGTGGAAATACAAAAACTAAGGCAAAGAGAAAAGTTAATATATGAACCAATGGTGTTACACATGATCTTTAAGGGTAACCCCGGCACCGGCAAAACTACCGTGGCCCGTATCATTGGCCGATTATTTAAGGAAATCGGCGTTTTACCCAAGGGGCATCTCATTGAGGTGGAACGAGCTGATTTAGTAGGTGAATATATTGGTCATACAGCGGCTAAGACCCGGGATCAAATTAAAAAGGCCCTGGGTGGTATACTATTTATTGACGAAGCTTATTCCCTGGCCAGAGGTGGGGAAAAGGATTTTGGTAAAGAAGCCATCGACTCAATGGTGGCCAGTATGGAAAATAACAAGGAGAATTTAATTATCATTTTAGCTGGTTATCAGAATGAAATGGACTATTTTTTAGAAACCAACCCGGGGCTTCGTTCTCGCTTTCCCATACATATCACCTTTCCCGATTATACCATCAATGAGCTAATGGATATTGCCGACCTAATGCTAAAACAACGCCAATATATATTGGCTTCCCCGGCCAGGGATGAACTAAGAAGAATATTAGAAAACAAAACCCGCCAGCATGAGCACAGCGGTAATGCCAGGTTAGTGCGCAACCTTATTGAGCGGGCCATGCGGCACCAGGCAGTAAGGTTGATAGATGGGAAAAATATTTCCCGGCAAGACCTGATGACGATAACTAAAGAGGATTTGGCAGGAGCTTTGGAGGATATCTAA
- a CDS encoding aminotransferase class I/II-fold pyridoxal phosphate-dependent enzyme codes for MSLKQLDKLATEVEAEVQPIYREIEARALINHAKVLEGFHLARVADYHLRGTNGYGYNDPGREALEKIYAHVFGAEAALVRGQIVSGTHAIAIALFGLLRPGDELLAVQGSPYDTLEELIGKRGNVPGSLRDLGVSYQQVELTPAGLLDWTAIAQALSSKTKVVLVQRSRGYAWRPALTLPELKRLVEFVKERAPQAYVFVDNCYGELVDTAEPPSVGADLIAGSLIKNPGGGLAPTGGYVVGRKELVEMAANRWTAPGIGAEVGPSLGHQRLLLQGIFMAPHIVAEALKGAVFAARLFERLGFKVSPTYDEPRSDIIQSIALETPERLVAFCRGLQAASPVDAHVLPEPNYMPGYEDDVIMAAGTFVQGASLELSADAPLREPYAVYLQGGLSKEYVRLGVLSAARNVLKLQG; via the coding sequence ATGAGTTTAAAGCAATTGGACAAGCTGGCCACAGAAGTAGAAGCAGAAGTACAACCTATTTACCGGGAGATAGAAGCAAGGGCTTTGATAAATCATGCCAAAGTGTTAGAAGGATTTCATCTGGCCCGGGTGGCCGATTATCATTTGCGGGGTACCAACGGCTATGGTTACAATGACCCGGGCCGGGAAGCTCTGGAAAAAATCTACGCCCATGTATTTGGCGCGGAAGCAGCTCTGGTCAGGGGGCAAATCGTGTCCGGCACCCATGCCATAGCCATAGCTTTGTTTGGCTTATTGCGGCCGGGGGATGAACTACTGGCGGTGCAAGGATCTCCTTACGACACCCTGGAGGAATTAATTGGTAAAAGGGGTAATGTACCTGGATCCTTAAGGGACCTGGGGGTCAGTTACCAACAGGTGGAATTGACCCCCGCCGGTTTATTGGACTGGACGGCCATTGCCCAGGCCCTCTCCAGTAAAACTAAAGTGGTGTTGGTACAGCGTTCCCGAGGTTACGCCTGGCGCCCGGCCTTAACCTTACCGGAGTTAAAGAGGCTGGTGGAGTTTGTTAAGGAAAGAGCCCCTCAGGCCTATGTTTTTGTGGATAACTGCTACGGTGAACTGGTAGACACAGCTGAGCCGCCATCCGTTGGGGCTGACTTGATTGCCGGTTCGCTGATTAAGAACCCCGGGGGTGGATTAGCTCCCACCGGCGGTTATGTGGTGGGGAGAAAAGAGTTGGTAGAGATGGCCGCCAATCGCTGGACAGCACCCGGCATCGGCGCAGAGGTGGGCCCATCACTGGGTCACCAGCGGTTGTTGTTGCAGGGTATTTTTATGGCCCCGCACATTGTGGCCGAAGCTTTAAAAGGAGCGGTATTTGCCGCCCGCTTGTTTGAACGGTTGGGTTTTAAAGTGTCCCCCACTTATGATGAGCCCCGCTCAGATATTATTCAATCCATCGCCCTGGAGACTCCGGAAAGATTGGTAGCCTTTTGTCGCGGGCTACAGGCTGCCTCACCGGTAGATGCCCATGTACTGCCTGAACCTAACTACATGCCAGGTTATGAAGACGACGTAATCATGGCCGCAGGTACCTTTGTCCAGGGTGCATCCCTGGAGCTTAGTGCCGACGCACCCCTGAGAGAACCCTATGCTGTGTATTTGCAAGGGGGACTTTCTAAAGAATATGTACGTCTGGGAGTTTTATCGGCGGCCAGAAATGTATTAAAATTACAAGGTTAA
- a CDS encoding TRAP transporter substrate-binding protein: protein MSKIKTFFVLLVLSVFTLTLVGCGGGDGTKTKAKDEKIIIKFSHVVAESTPKGQAALKFKQLVEEKSGGKMEVQVFPSSQLCGDKEELEALQANNVQLIAPSVTKLVGFVPAFQLVDMPFLFASDQAAYNFYDGPFGQKLMRSLEPKGMLGLAWWPNGAKHFTNSKRPLKTPEDFKGLKFRTQSGGLLDAQFKALGAGSQTLAFAEVYQALQNGTVDGQENTFNNIDTQKYVEVQKYLTVSSHGRLDYVVLTNTKFWNSLTPEQQQLISDCMKEATAYERQLADELNNKSKEKIKASGKVEIYELTESDRAAFIKALEPVYKEYTDKIGKEYIDAARASK from the coding sequence TTGTCTAAAATTAAAACGTTTTTTGTTTTGTTGGTATTATCTGTATTTACTCTCACCCTGGTGGGTTGCGGTGGCGGAGACGGGACCAAAACCAAGGCCAAAGATGAAAAGATTATTATAAAATTCTCCCACGTGGTGGCGGAAAGCACCCCCAAGGGGCAGGCAGCTTTAAAGTTTAAACAACTAGTTGAGGAAAAGTCCGGTGGCAAGATGGAAGTGCAGGTGTTCCCGTCTTCCCAGTTATGCGGGGATAAAGAAGAATTGGAGGCTCTGCAGGCTAATAACGTTCAATTAATTGCTCCTTCAGTTACTAAATTGGTTGGTTTTGTACCCGCCTTCCAATTAGTTGACATGCCCTTTTTGTTTGCCAGCGACCAGGCCGCTTACAATTTCTATGACGGGCCGTTCGGCCAAAAGTTGATGAGAAGTCTGGAACCCAAGGGTATGCTGGGTTTGGCCTGGTGGCCCAATGGTGCCAAGCACTTCACCAACTCCAAGCGTCCTTTGAAAACTCCAGAAGACTTTAAAGGCCTAAAATTCCGAACCCAAAGTGGGGGATTACTAGACGCGCAATTTAAGGCCCTAGGGGCCGGGTCGCAAACCCTAGCCTTTGCCGAAGTTTATCAGGCTTTACAGAATGGTACCGTGGATGGTCAGGAAAATACCTTTAACAATATCGATACCCAAAAATACGTTGAAGTGCAAAAGTATCTCACGGTTTCCAGTCACGGGCGTCTGGACTATGTGGTCTTAACTAATACCAAGTTCTGGAATAGTTTAACCCCTGAACAACAGCAATTGATTAGTGATTGTATGAAAGAGGCCACTGCTTACGAACGTCAATTAGCCGATGAGTTAAACAACAAGAGTAAAGAAAAAATCAAAGCCAGCGGAAAGGTAGAAATTTATGAGTTGACCGAGTCCGATCGGGCAGCCTTTATTAAAGCTCTGGAACCGGTATATAAAGAGTATACTGACAAAATTGGCAAAGAGTATATTGATGCGGCCAGGGCCAGTAAATAA
- a CDS encoding TRAP transporter small permease, whose translation MKKLNKIYTAFEDYFSGGMLFIGLTLVFINVIMRYFFNKPQSLLDEFSVYFVIWGTMAGLSVALRNDHHIKVDMLYNYLPLPVKRYVSIFANGLGLAFAIFFAVYGMELVQNYITYGQRSTDSQFPLWIVNLIMPASGVMLGIRFCEKLYHLLKDNGRSWLKARRGEQRGDSVHL comes from the coding sequence TTGAAGAAGCTAAATAAAATTTACACTGCCTTTGAAGATTATTTTTCCGGAGGCATGCTTTTTATTGGTTTAACTTTGGTATTTATTAATGTTATCATGAGGTATTTTTTTAATAAACCTCAATCATTGCTGGATGAGTTTTCTGTATACTTTGTTATTTGGGGTACCATGGCCGGTTTATCCGTGGCCTTACGGAATGATCACCATATCAAAGTAGATATGCTGTACAATTATCTACCCCTGCCAGTAAAAAGATATGTTAGCATATTTGCCAACGGTCTAGGATTAGCCTTTGCCATTTTCTTTGCGGTTTATGGCATGGAATTGGTCCAAAATTATATCACTTACGGTCAGCGCTCCACCGACAGCCAGTTTCCTTTGTGGATTGTTAACCTAATAATGCCAGCCAGCGGCGTTATGTTAGGCATCAGGTTTTGTGAGAAACTTTACCACCTGTTGAAGGATAACGGTAGGTCCTGGTTAAAGGCCAGAAGGGGGGAGCAGCGTGGCGACAGCGTACATCTGTAG
- a CDS encoding TRAP transporter large permease translates to MATAYICSLFIILFLLNVPIAIALAVSAIVVLATTMDYNLYMVVQRMFAALLSPTLMAIPAFVFAGVLMSRGGIAKYLINCLRAWLGHLPGGLAVVTVLSCAVFAAISGSSPATAAAIGAIMLPAMIENGYPKRYAMGLVAAGGTLGILIPPSVTMVVFGVVAEESIGKLFMGGLLPGLLLTAVLLGSAIITAKKNNFGRSARASWSERWKSTFKALPGGFLPIFILGSIYLGVVTPTEAAVLSVFYTIIVSAFIYKELRLCDIRSIFVESINISSMIFMIIAAAMIFAFFLTTNQVPNAVADWIAENHLNKYLFFLATNLMFFIMGTFLEAVSITLITLPILLPMIHHLGIDLIQFAVVMTVNMELAMITPPVGLNLFVVSAMAKDRLENVVKGVLPFIAIMIVMMFIFVLWPDISLYIPRVLMK, encoded by the coding sequence GTGGCGACAGCGTACATCTGTAGTTTATTTATTATTTTGTTCTTGCTTAATGTGCCCATTGCCATTGCCCTGGCAGTATCGGCTATTGTGGTTTTAGCCACCACCATGGATTACAACCTCTATATGGTTGTGCAAAGAATGTTTGCCGCTTTGCTATCTCCCACTTTAATGGCCATACCTGCCTTTGTTTTTGCCGGCGTCTTAATGTCACGGGGAGGTATTGCCAAATACTTGATTAACTGCCTGCGGGCTTGGTTAGGACACTTGCCCGGTGGATTAGCCGTAGTTACAGTTTTATCCTGTGCCGTTTTTGCGGCCATTTCCGGCTCCAGCCCGGCCACCGCAGCGGCCATCGGAGCCATCATGCTACCGGCCATGATAGAAAATGGTTATCCCAAGCGTTATGCCATGGGTTTAGTGGCTGCCGGTGGTACACTGGGCATATTGATACCTCCCAGCGTGACCATGGTGGTATTTGGTGTGGTGGCCGAAGAATCCATTGGTAAGCTCTTTATGGGCGGCCTGTTACCAGGCCTGCTATTGACCGCGGTGTTACTAGGCTCAGCTATTATTACCGCCAAGAAAAATAATTTTGGCCGGAGCGCCCGGGCCAGTTGGTCTGAACGGTGGAAATCCACATTCAAGGCCTTACCCGGTGGCTTTCTACCAATATTTATCTTGGGTAGTATATATTTGGGTGTGGTAACTCCTACAGAAGCGGCTGTATTGTCGGTATTTTATACAATTATTGTATCAGCCTTTATTTATAAGGAACTCCGTTTGTGTGACATTCGATCTATCTTTGTGGAGTCCATTAATATCTCATCCATGATTTTCATGATTATTGCCGCAGCTATGATATTTGCCTTTTTCCTGACCACTAATCAGGTGCCCAATGCGGTGGCCGATTGGATTGCGGAAAACCACCTGAATAAATATCTATTTTTTCTGGCCACTAACCTAATGTTTTTTATCATGGGTACCTTTTTGGAGGCAGTTTCCATCACTCTCATTACGCTGCCAATTTTGCTGCCTATGATTCACCATTTAGGCATTGATTTAATCCAATTTGCCGTAGTAATGACGGTTAACATGGAACTGGCTATGATTACACCCCCGGTGGGCTTAAACCTGTTTGTGGTAAGTGCCATGGCCAAGGATCGGTTGGAAAACGTTGTCAAAGGAGTCTTACCCTTTATCGCTATCATGATCGTAATGATGTTTATCTTTGTCCTATGGCCGGATATTTCCCTATATATTCCCAGGGTTTTAATGAAATAA
- a CDS encoding acyclic terpene utilization AtuA family protein produces MNEFRVLSPTAILGYGFPEESFRAGLARDPHLIAVDAGSTDPGPYYLGAGVSFTDRAAVKRDLELMIEAGLERDIPVVIGTAGGCGADPHLEWNLEIILELTREKGWQFPLGVIHAELDKELVRQALRQNRISPLYPAPDLTEEEIDAAKHIVGQMGPEAVMSVLGQGAKVVLAGRSYDPAVFSAAAIAAGFDKGLAIHMGKILECGAIAASPGSGSDCLLGTLRTDCFIVEPLNPARRCTPTSVAAHTLYEKTNPYILPGPGGVLDLRETTFTQETETAVKVSGSKFLPGDKYTVKLEGAKCVGYRTVSIAGCRDPIMIGQIDHITEAVRERVQDNFKRYGYKYFLHFNIYGKNGVMGNLEPQPNVTAHELGIIIEAVAETQEIANTICSFARSTMLHYGYPGRVATAGNLAFPYSPSDFKAGAVYNFNVYHLMEVDDPLSLFPSKIIEVGKEKR; encoded by the coding sequence TTGAACGAATTCAGGGTTTTATCTCCTACGGCAATATTGGGTTATGGTTTTCCGGAAGAATCTTTTCGGGCGGGATTGGCCAGAGACCCTCATTTAATCGCAGTAGATGCCGGTTCCACTGACCCGGGGCCTTATTACCTGGGGGCTGGTGTCTCTTTCACCGACCGGGCAGCGGTTAAAAGGGATCTGGAATTGATGATTGAAGCCGGTTTGGAGCGGGATATACCGGTGGTGATTGGTACTGCCGGCGGATGTGGCGCCGACCCGCACCTGGAGTGGAACCTGGAAATTATTCTGGAACTGACCAGGGAAAAGGGATGGCAGTTTCCCCTGGGGGTTATTCACGCGGAACTGGATAAGGAATTAGTACGGCAAGCCTTAAGGCAAAACAGGATTTCCCCGCTGTATCCGGCTCCGGATCTGACTGAAGAAGAAATTGATGCGGCCAAACACATTGTGGGGCAAATGGGACCGGAGGCAGTGATGTCGGTGTTGGGCCAGGGAGCTAAAGTAGTTTTGGCCGGCAGGTCCTATGATCCTGCTGTGTTTAGTGCAGCGGCTATTGCCGCCGGTTTTGATAAAGGATTAGCCATCCACATGGGTAAAATTTTGGAGTGTGGTGCCATTGCCGCTTCGCCAGGCAGTGGCAGTGACTGCCTGTTGGGTACTTTAAGGACTGATTGTTTTATCGTGGAACCGTTAAACCCAGCCCGGCGTTGCACGCCCACTTCTGTGGCGGCCCACACGCTATATGAAAAAACCAACCCATATATCTTGCCCGGTCCTGGCGGAGTTTTAGATCTGAGAGAAACCACCTTTACCCAGGAAACGGAAACTGCTGTTAAAGTAAGTGGTAGTAAATTCCTGCCGGGTGATAAATATACCGTTAAACTGGAAGGGGCCAAGTGTGTGGGATATCGTACTGTATCCATAGCTGGTTGTCGCGATCCCATTATGATTGGGCAGATTGATCATATTACCGAGGCTGTGCGGGAGCGGGTACAGGATAATTTTAAACGGTATGGATATAAATACTTTTTACACTTCAATATATACGGTAAAAACGGAGTGATGGGTAACCTGGAACCCCAACCCAACGTTACCGCTCATGAATTAGGCATTATCATTGAAGCCGTGGCGGAAACCCAGGAAATTGCCAACACTATCTGCAGCTTTGCTAGATCCACCATGCTGCATTATGGTTATCCTGGCCGGGTGGCTACAGCGGGTAATTTGGCGTTCCCTTATTCACCCTCTGATTTTAAGGCCGGAGCCGTTTATAACTTTAACGTCTATCATTTGATGGAAGTGGACGATCCTTTATCCTTATTCCCCTCTAAAATAATTGAAGTAGGAAAGGAGAAAAGATAA
- a CDS encoding DUF4387 domain-containing protein, which produces MALVKLPEVASVIRSKNSGPYELTLDVIFKNKEAFEAACRAQVINKSTIAKLYGISEDEVIGIIEFAPAHAIKATIVRPFPSGALGETDVYGAQQHAPLLNLEFELT; this is translated from the coding sequence ATGGCATTGGTAAAACTTCCGGAGGTAGCTTCGGTCATTAGAAGCAAGAACTCCGGTCCCTATGAGTTAACCCTGGATGTGATCTTTAAAAATAAGGAAGCCTTTGAGGCTGCCTGCCGAGCTCAAGTAATAAATAAAAGCACCATAGCGAAACTATACGGCATTAGCGAGGATGAAGTCATTGGCATTATTGAATTTGCCCCAGCCCATGCCATTAAAGCCACCATTGTCCGACCGTTTCCTTCTGGGGCTTTAGGGGAAACTGATGTTTACGGAGCTCAACAGCATGCACCACTACTAAATCTAGAATTTGAATTAACCTAA
- a CDS encoding MerR family transcriptional regulator — MFCNDDQPMFNIGVIAELLKVHPETLRIWEKHRLVEPARRNKQRLYSNNDLKRLQFIHYLINEKGLNIAGVQQIISMYPCWVTKHCSGGNKGENVNMNKPCWKEPGTYCYVIEDKSDYCSVCPHFNKKS, encoded by the coding sequence TTGTTTTGTAACGATGATCAACCTATGTTTAACATAGGAGTTATTGCCGAACTACTTAAGGTGCATCCAGAAACATTACGAATTTGGGAAAAACACCGTTTAGTTGAACCAGCCCGTCGTAATAAACAGCGCCTGTACAGTAACAATGACTTAAAACGACTGCAGTTTATTCATTATCTTATTAACGAAAAGGGCTTAAATATTGCCGGGGTACAACAAATTATTAGTATGTATCCCTGTTGGGTGACCAAACATTGCTCCGGAGGCAATAAGGGAGAAAATGTTAATATGAACAAGCCATGCTGGAAGGAACCAGGTACATATTGTTATGTTATTGAAGATAAGTCAGATTACTGCAGTGTTTGTCCCCACTTTAATAAGAAAAGTTAA
- a CDS encoding group II intron maturase-specific domain-containing protein, with protein METIYFLGFTHLCTRNGKGNFMVGRKTEKSRLKRSILKITDKMKEIRHWAIKDQADKINEMLRGHYNYYGMGGNRKSLLRVYCIVEEYWRKMLCSRSWKGLHNLG; from the coding sequence ATGGAGACAATCTACTTTCTTGGCTTTACGCACCTCTGTACAAGGAACGGAAAAGGCAATTTCATGGTAGGTAGAAAGACAGAAAAGAGCAGATTAAAAAGAAGTATCCTGAAAATAACAGATAAAATGAAGGAAATCCGGCACTGGGCAATAAAAGACCAGGCGGATAAAATCAACGAAATGCTCAGAGGACACTACAACTACTATGGAATGGGTGGAAACCGCAAATCACTGCTCAGGGTATACTGCATAGTTGAAGAATACTGGCGGAAAATGTTGTGCAGCCGAAGCTGGAAGGGTTTACATAACTTGGGATAA
- the lexA gene encoding transcriptional repressor LexA: MLNAREEEVLRVIIENVKQKGYPPSVREIGEAVGLSSSSTVHSYLKRLEQKGYLRRDPTKPRAIEVVGMEYGNLNATNSTAKGKIFDNEELITVPILGQVAAGVPLLAVENYDNRITLPRSFTGYGEFFMLTICGDSMIEAGILEGDIVLVRRQQSANNGDIVVALLDDEATVKRFYKEKDFVRLQPANSLLAPIMVKNVKILGKVVGLMRKI; the protein is encoded by the coding sequence ATGTTAAATGCACGGGAAGAAGAAGTTTTAAGAGTAATTATTGAAAATGTTAAACAAAAGGGTTATCCTCCTTCCGTGAGGGAAATTGGTGAGGCTGTTGGTTTATCTTCCAGTTCTACCGTTCATTCATATTTAAAAAGGTTGGAACAAAAGGGTTACTTACGTCGGGATCCTACTAAGCCTAGGGCTATCGAAGTAGTAGGTATGGAATACGGTAATCTAAATGCAACCAATAGTACAGCTAAAGGAAAAATTTTTGACAATGAAGAACTAATCACTGTTCCCATCTTAGGCCAGGTAGCCGCCGGGGTACCACTTTTAGCTGTGGAGAACTATGACAATAGAATTACCTTGCCCAGAAGTTTTACTGGCTACGGTGAGTTCTTTATGTTGACTATATGTGGTGACAGTATGATTGAAGCCGGTATTCTGGAAGGAGATATCGTGCTGGTACGGAGGCAACAATCTGCGAACAATGGGGATATTGTGGTGGCCTTGCTGGATGATGAAGCAACGGTTAAAAGATTCTACAAAGAAAAAGATTTTGTTCGTTTACAACCAGCAAACAGTCTGCTTGCACCCATCATGGTAAAAAATGTAAAAATATTAGGCAAGGTTGTAGGATTAATGAGGAAAATCTAG
- a CDS encoding DUF3147 family protein — MISLSTSAILLRFVFGGLAVVASTIVARLIGGKVGGIFAAFPAVYLAAVVGAIWHVSGDQAITVVQSISKGALIGMISDIICAVAASYFILKHGHWKGVLLSLGIWLGTSSIIYFSLMV; from the coding sequence ATGATTAGTTTGTCCACCTCTGCCATCTTGTTAAGATTTGTCTTCGGGGGCTTGGCAGTGGTTGCTTCCACCATAGTAGCTAGGTTAATTGGCGGTAAAGTAGGAGGAATTTTTGCCGCATTCCCTGCCGTTTATTTGGCGGCTGTAGTTGGCGCAATTTGGCATGTTTCCGGAGATCAGGCCATAACAGTGGTTCAGTCCATATCCAAAGGAGCTTTAATTGGCATGATTTCCGATATCATTTGTGCAGTGGCAGCCAGTTACTTTATTCTTAAACATGGACATTGGAAAGGTGTTTTATTATCCTTAGGAATTTGGCTAGGAACATCCAGCATTATTTATTTTTCACTGATGGTTTAG
- a CDS encoding IS110 family transposase: MLKIVYPICCGIDVHKKFLVACIAFTNDKGVTTYKSRRFSTFTNNLRKLSEWLSSNSCTHVCMESTGKYWVPVYNILEATCKITLAHPKYVKAIRGKKTDKKDAKWIADLFKHDLVAGSFMPPLPIRQLRDLMRYRFKLTNFSSSEKNRIQNCLTVSNIQLANVVSDTFGKSSMRIIDYLLENPDDKDFDFVPLLHSSMLHKVDDIRLALDGMITPEQRQKMNIILQHYGELGKCKSNLESLILSLSEPYAKERTLVSTVPGIKNPFSAIAIISEIGADMSVFPTAKHLCSWAGVTPQNNESAGKKHSVRISRAGVYIKPLLVQCANAVVKSDKHPEIKGRYLSIKKRRGHKRAIIAIARMLLTAIYHILKKGEPYNPELYKKAQPFPASREITVEQAILIARRHGYSVVKD; encoded by the coding sequence ATGTTAAAAATCGTTTACCCCATCTGTTGTGGAATTGATGTCCACAAAAAGTTTCTTGTTGCTTGTATTGCCTTTACCAATGACAAAGGTGTTACCACTTACAAGTCCAGACGCTTTTCTACCTTCACAAACAATTTGCGAAAGCTGTCGGAGTGGCTTTCCTCCAATTCCTGCACGCATGTTTGCATGGAATCCACCGGCAAGTATTGGGTACCTGTGTACAATATTTTGGAAGCCACCTGTAAAATTACACTGGCTCATCCAAAGTATGTCAAGGCGATTCGCGGTAAGAAAACCGATAAAAAGGATGCCAAGTGGATTGCCGACCTGTTTAAGCACGACCTTGTTGCAGGAAGCTTTATGCCACCACTTCCAATTCGTCAATTGCGTGACTTGATGCGTTATCGTTTTAAGCTCACAAACTTTAGTTCCAGCGAGAAGAACCGGATTCAAAATTGTCTTACTGTATCAAATATCCAGCTCGCCAACGTGGTATCTGATACTTTCGGTAAGAGTTCAATGAGAATCATTGACTACTTGCTTGAAAATCCCGATGATAAGGATTTCGATTTTGTTCCTCTTCTTCACTCATCCATGCTGCATAAAGTGGACGATATCCGTCTTGCCCTGGACGGAATGATTACACCGGAACAGCGGCAAAAAATGAATATTATTCTTCAGCATTATGGCGAATTAGGAAAGTGCAAGTCCAACCTTGAATCCTTAATTCTATCGCTCTCAGAGCCTTATGCCAAGGAACGTACTTTAGTGTCCACTGTACCAGGTATCAAAAATCCCTTTTCTGCAATCGCTATAATTTCAGAAATCGGTGCTGATATGTCTGTGTTCCCTACAGCCAAACACTTGTGTTCCTGGGCAGGAGTGACTCCTCAAAACAACGAGAGTGCGGGCAAAAAACATTCTGTTCGCATATCTCGTGCCGGTGTTTATATCAAACCACTTTTAGTACAGTGCGCCAACGCTGTTGTTAAAAGTGATAAACACCCTGAAATCAAGGGCCGCTATTTATCCATCAAAAAGCGGCGTGGCCATAAGCGTGCTATTATAGCTATTGCACGAATGTTGCTTACTGCCATTTATCACATCCTTAAAAAAGGTGAACCTTACAACCCCGAACTTTATAAGAAAGCGCAACCTTTTCCTGCATCTCGTGAAATCACAGTAGAACAGGCTATTCTTATAGCTCGGAGGCACGGGTACTCTGTAGTTAAGGATTGA